Within the Xanthocytophaga agilis genome, the region CCTTTGTTGAGGTACGAATCAAGGATTTTGATCTGGCAGAAAAACATATTCGAACAGCCATTCAATTAGAGCCAGACTGGGCTATGCATTTTGAGGTCCTGTCCCGAATCTATCAGCATCGTGGAAAATATGAAGAAGGATTAATCTATGCCAATGAAGGCTTGCGACTTGATCCTGACCACATAGATTGTCTGGATGCCCGATTATTTTCACTTTCTATGCTTGGTCATAAGGAAGAAGCATGGGCTACTATTAATCAAGCACTTAAACTTGAGCCAGAGAATCCTTATCTCAGAAGAGACATAGGTGTTGCTCTTATGCATCTTGGTGACTATGAAGCAGCTGAATATCATTTACAGGAAACCTTGCGTATTGAGCCATCTTATGAGGATGTACAAAAGCATCTGGGAAAAACCATTAAACAAAAACAATGGCCATATAGAATCAGTCGTACAGCAAATGTTGTATTTAATCGGTTATTATCTCTCCCATCCCGATTGCCACATACAGAATATGGATATGCGCTACTTTCACTTCTCTTTATTGCTGTATTATTTGTATTTCTTTTTTTCAAACAGCAAACTATGGTATGGGCTCTACTCATACTCCCTCTAGGATGTTTGTTGTTTTTTATTTCCCTCTACCTGTTCCAGTTCCTATTCAACACTTTATGGAAACCGGTAATTTATATTTCCGACTTATGGCTCTATACACATAAGAAACATAAACACCTCTACCAGACAGAAAAACAAAAAGTAGTTCAAACCGGACAGTTAATTGGTATAGGAGTAATTCTCCTTGTCTTGTGCATTATATTTGGGAAAAATGTTCCTTTGCTGGCATGGATTGTTCTCACTATAGTAGTTCTGTACTGGTATGGTAAACATAGTCAGAAAAATACAAGCAGCTAAATTGGCTTATACTTATTTATACAACGATATCGATGATTGCAAATCCTCATTTACAGCGTGCAGAAGTATTAATTGAACAAAGCAGGTATGATATGGCAGAAAAGGAGTTACGAAATCTGCTGGGTCAGGAACCTCAAAATACAGTAGCAATGCGCATGCTGGCAAACTGTTTATTACAAACGAACCGACAAGCTGAGGCAGTACAGATTACACAGACTCTCCTTACAATAGAACCCGATGAACCTTATAATCTCTATATTCATGCCATTGTATTATCAGAACTAGAAAAGTATAAGGAGGCAGAAAGTTTTATCCGACAGGCAATTGAAATGTATCCTCATGAAGCAGACTTCTTTCATGTACTATCCATTATATTTCTGAACCAAAAACGCTGGCAGGACGCGTTGCAGTATGCAGATGAGGGTTTGAACATAGATCCTAATCATTTGGGTTGCCTTAATATTCGTACAACGGCACTGACCAAACTGAATCGCAAGCAGGAAGCGCTAGCTACAATTGAAGATGTACTGGAGCAAGATCCGGATAATGCATGGTCACATGCCAATGTAGGTTGGGCAAAGCTGGAACAAGGAAATCCGCAGGCAGCCAAGATTCATTTTGCAGAAGCACTTCGGCTAAACCCTACTATGGAAATAGCGCGATCAGGTATGCTGGAAGCCTTAAAAGCTCAAAATTTCCTGTATCGAATTTTCCTGCAATTCTTTTTCTGGCTTAATAAGCATCAGGGAAAAACACAGTGGGGAATCATTATTGGTATCTACATTCTCAACAGAATCCTGAATAAGGCATCTGATCAATATCCGTTTTTACGTCCTGTTGCAGTCTTAGTGACTTTTCTTATTTATCTGACATGGATTATCAATCCACTATTTAATCTCTTTTTGCGGTTGGATAAATATGGCAAACATATTCTGACAGACAACGAAAAAGAAGGAGCTAACTGGGTAGGTACTTCACTAGGAGTTGCTATATTATCCCTTGTAGGATGGTTTATATCTGATGAACTGCTTTTACTTGCCCTAACCATCTTTGGAGCGACGATGGTACTTCCATTGTCCCGTTTCTTTGACGCTATTACGCCACGTGAAATACGTATATATAAACTCTATACAATAGGTCTGGCAGTTATAGGCTTTATTACACTGGTAGGTATAGTTCTTAACCAATCATGGATTGAAACTACAGGTACCATCTATTTGATTGGTATCTTCCTTTTTGGCTGGATTGCCAATAGCATGATAATTAAATAAAAAACCTGTTGCTGAGTTTTTAAAACTCGGTAACAGGTTTTCCTCTTCAAACTTTTAAGCTGTAAATTTGTCTATAGTCTCAGATAACTGGCTATAAATCTGTCCACAGGAAACGAAGAAACTTTTCTCAAGCACTTCTGTGTGCAATGTCTGAGTAGCTTCATCCCAGGAATATTGTATAGAGATACCAAAAGGACCATTGATAACG harbors:
- a CDS encoding tetratricopeptide repeat protein → MSNSSDIILKRAEVLIDQERYELAAKELYKILTTEPDHVDAIANLVRSLTGSSQYSEAKQWIEKLLYLAPDRAYFYYLAAFVEVRIKDFDLAEKHIRTAIQLEPDWAMHFEVLSRIYQHRGKYEEGLIYANEGLRLDPDHIDCLDARLFSLSMLGHKEEAWATINQALKLEPENPYLRRDIGVALMHLGDYEAAEYHLQETLRIEPSYEDVQKHLGKTIKQKQWPYRISRTANVVFNRLLSLPSRLPHTEYGYALLSLLFIAVLFVFLFFKQQTMVWALLILPLGCLLFFISLYLFQFLFNTLWKPVIYISDLWLYTHKKHKHLYQTEKQKVVQTGQLIGIGVILLVLCIIFGKNVPLLAWIVLTIVVLYWYGKHSQKNTSS
- a CDS encoding tetratricopeptide repeat protein, which codes for MIANPHLQRAEVLIEQSRYDMAEKELRNLLGQEPQNTVAMRMLANCLLQTNRQAEAVQITQTLLTIEPDEPYNLYIHAIVLSELEKYKEAESFIRQAIEMYPHEADFFHVLSIIFLNQKRWQDALQYADEGLNIDPNHLGCLNIRTTALTKLNRKQEALATIEDVLEQDPDNAWSHANVGWAKLEQGNPQAAKIHFAEALRLNPTMEIARSGMLEALKAQNFLYRIFLQFFFWLNKHQGKTQWGIIIGIYILNRILNKASDQYPFLRPVAVLVTFLIYLTWIINPLFNLFLRLDKYGKHILTDNEKEGANWVGTSLGVAILSLVGWFISDELLLLALTIFGATMVLPLSRFFDAITPREIRIYKLYTIGLAVIGFITLVGIVLNQSWIETTGTIYLIGIFLFGWIANSMIIK